ATATCACACACctaacccacacacacacacacacacacacacgcttcaGTACTCACACGACACACGTAGATGATCACGCACATATACTACTACTTACGCCGACAACGTTGGCTTTTACAGTCGTTTCGCACTGGCTTTGGCCGTAGTTTTGGATGAGTTTCTCGATCCACGGCTCCAGCTCAGCCATTCGGCGACGCTTTATCTTTGGTGGATTCATGGTGTGTAACTTATCTGTTACTGTCCACTAGTGTAAATACAATAAACGAGCTCATCAAAGCCTTCGCGCCTCTGTATTGAACATTGAGGCTATATTTTCGTTCCGTGTAGAAACTACACCTGGCGATTTGAGTTCCGTTACAATCACACACGTCTGAATCGTTGATGCCCCCTTGCGGTAGCAATGATCATAAAAAACAAAGATAAGTACTTTTTCTGGGTActgttgtttattttcagtaaGGTACAATACAActtataaaaaggaaaaaataccAAAAACAAAATTCTCTTTATAACATGAACATGCCCTTTCCCAAAGCGTAAACCTACAACAAAACCTTTACTTTTATTGATAGCAAAAAATGTAATGGGGAGAAAtgatttgttatatatatatatatatatatatatatatatataaaagtcacCCTTACATTATTAACTTaactttttcttatttaaaaaaaaaaaaaaaaaaaatcagtgattAAAACTCAACCTATgagaaaaaacatgcacacagcAATATCATTGTAAAAACCACAATAAAAgttgcttttaaaaacataaaatctttCTTAAACATTCCATAAAACCATTAAATCCACATTAAATCCACTCCTGTTAACACTCATCATTATGGTTTCACCTGTaaataacaaaaagaaacaagTGAGACTGAGACTTCACATACTGTCAGAGTGGTCATGAATACAAGTTGCCAACTTGAAAGTTGCACATGAacgatttattttttacagctaCCTTGTTAGCTGTTGCAGTTTTGTATTAAATACATGAGAATGATACTGGAGGGCTGTTACACCTATAATATGCAGACAACGGGGTTCCTacacattttccatttcaaaattccatacttttccagactCAAATTTCCAAACCTCTCAGTAGATTTCCGCaccatatttaacaaaaatggtTCATACAGCATTATTTTCAGCTTTACATTTGGTATATAATACAgtcatctgtaaatatttaaattttttcaggttttttaaaattgattttctGACAACATACAGAGtccctaatataaaataaaatcttgtcTTGCATGCAGACAAGAAACGTTTTTTTGTGCCCTCGAGAAACTATTCACATGTGCTTTGGAATTTTTTTGCACGCTTATCAGTTACAATTTCTAGTTTTATATAACCCATTTCCTTTGTGCATCACTGCCATCTTACTATGAATAAAGCAAGAGCATGGATGCACATGAATTAATAGAGATCTACTTGCTAAAATTTGGCTTTCCTTATGGTAGTACCTCTAATGTCAAGGCCTAATGTCCAATTTAGCACATCCTCTGTGGCcgcagaaaaaaacatgacacGAAATGGGCTAATGGCATAATACGTCTGTGTGCATTGTCCTATTTGCCAAGTTCAAGGGTCTATAATAGGGATGCACCAATACCCAATACTGCTCTCCTGTACTTGTACTCATAAAAATACtaatttgaaaatctgcaatctgaaggtgcaaaaaaatctaaatattgagaaaattgcctttaaagttgtccaaattaagttcttaccAATGCATATTAcgaatcaaaaattaagttttgatatatttacagtaggaaatttacaaaatatcttcatggagcttgatctttacttaatgtcctaacgATTTTTGGcacaaagaaaaatcaataattttgacccatacaatgtatttttggctattgctacaaatataccccagcgacttaagactggttttgtggtccagggttacacatggtatcggtgcatccctagtctttaaaaaaaagactggTATTGTAAATAAGTGTTCAAAATGCGGCTGTCGTTAGGGCAGTATGTCATATTTCAAGGCGTAAGGTCTCTTTAACGCATACTCTGTGGCAGCCAAGAAACCACAACGCAAAATAGGCTGATGGCACAATAGGTGAATCAGTGTGCATGtcctacagtcatggccaaaaatatcagcacccttggtaaatatgatcaaaggaggctgtgaaaattaatctgcattgttaatccttttgatcttttatttaaaaaaattcacaaaaatctaacctttcattggataataagaatttaaaatggggggaaatatcattatgaaataaatgtttttcttaaatacacgttggacaatTATTGGCACTGCTAGAAATGCTTATGAGTACAATATTCccaagtatattcccattcatattcacaattctGAGCACTCCAAGGTGATTATCAACATGAAactatccagccatggcttcctgtttcacagaaatataaataggagggaaaacaaagcccaaattcccttaatcatccatcacaatgaaaaaaaccaaggaatatatttctgatgtgcagcaaaagataattgaggttcacaaattagtgaagtggctttaagaaaagagctagagcagtgagaattaccatttccaccatcagggcaataattaagaatttccaatcaacataaaatgttacgaaactgcctggaagaggacgtgtgtctatatgagtggctaaagactctccaaggaccacagctggagaattgcagaaaatagttgagtctcagggtcagaaaacctttaaaaaaaaaaaattgtcaaacagcccctacatcaccacatgttgtttgggagggtttcaagaaaaattctcctaactcatccaaaaacaaactccaggatattcagttatcagacacgactggaaattcaaatgggactggcttctatggtcagatgaaactaaaaaaatgagctttttagcagcaaacactcaagatgggtttggtgaacacagggataaaaagtaccccatgtgtacaatgaaatatactgctgtatttttgatgttgtgggcctatatttctgctggaggtcctggacatcttgtttagacacatggcatcactgattctatcaaataccaacagataaaaaaaaaaatcaataagtgactgactctgttagaaatcttataatgggccatgtttggatcttccaaccgtacaataatccaaacacaaacctcaaagacaacacaaaaatgtgtcgctgagcacaaaaccaagcttctgttggccattccagtcctctgacctgaaccctatgagtggtgaactgaagagaagcagcaccaacatggagctgtgaatctaaagggtctggagtgattctggatgaaggaatggtctctgatctcttgtcaggtgttctctaacctcatcaggcattataggagaacatttagagctgttaaactggcaaatggaggtttcaaaaagtattgaataaaagggtgccgttaattgtggccaatgtgtattagagaaaaacttttatttcataatgatatttcccccccattttaaattcttattatccaatgaaaggttagatttttgtgaatttttaaaataaaagatcaaaaggattaacaatgcagattaattttcacagccttctttaatcatatttaccaagggtgccaatatttatggccatgactgtatatgctAAGTTTAATGGTTTCTCATGCGCACATAAAagtctgtatattttttatttttgctaaagTCCTTGAGTCTATGTTATACGGTGCTAAGAATATCGAGAAGAAGcccaaaacacaaaacattttgcatAATGAAAAAGTGCACCTTGAATTCATTCAGTCGTGTTTGACAATAACTAAAGAATCACTAAACAGCTGCCATGAAAACActtgtatgatttattttcattaattcttaattttctatATCAAAAACTAAATAGGGCAAAAGTCtggaaatgcaaatatttttccatattCGACTGTCTTTTTCCCATACTTTTCCAAACCGCGTAGGAACCCTGAGACAATATATAGGAGTAGTCATGTAAATATGGGAATGTGTGTTACCTGCAAATTCAGTGATTCATTCAGACTCCCACCCATCTTCTGTAAGCTCTCATGAAGCCCAGCTTTCAGAAGCGTGTAATCTGGTTTCTCAGTATACTGCAGGCTCATCACATTAGACAGGTATTTTTGTAATGCAcctaaattgcaaaaaaaacaaaacaaaaaacacattacataCACATCTTCGCTAGCACTAAGCACATGAAGTGAGAATAGAAATAAGCATGCTCACCTGAAGCTTTCTTCTGTTTGTAATGGCCACTCAAAAGTCCAGTGATATCAGAAATATACCTGTAGGCAGGTAGAAAACATATTCAACATAAAAGCACATAACTGTAGCCTTACCTCTGTAAAGTGGTATGTTTTCATTCTTAAATGTTCTACATCCAGTAGCAATGTTCCTTTATGATTCTAAATGCATATGGTATGTTGAAGTAGTCAGATAGCAGAcgtatgtatttaaatgtattaaaagtaCTCTCAATAAAGGGACGGTTCTTCTGGACTAAAGGGCTTTTTCAAAAGCCAATGAAAGCTAATGGCTCTTGGTGGACTGGCAACCTTCATTTCTTATTTAATCACTAAGATGCTTCTATTTCAAAGCAGCTTATTAATGAGGAACATCACAAGCAATTTATCATACAAGAGCCAACAATATCTGCAGGACAGCAAAAAGCAAGTTTCAAAAGTAAGCAGTAGACACGGTATACAATCTAGGGtggaaataaaaattatttattctttattagaaaaaaatatttgtataaattttatttttaaacaaaaattaatttttaagaaatgcctttatagattatgttcaGGAAAATTAGAAGATGTAAAAAATGTTCACaattttttgttatataaacTATTGTAttaaatttacaatttttaatagtaatactTTATTTGTTCagatattattcttttttattttgagtttattattcatattttaagacCAATTAttcaagtttttaaaaataacttaatatttttctcaCAAAGCATTTACGAGCCTTAAAATATACAGTTCCCTTTATATTTTAGGAAAGTGGTCCATCATATTTAGGGGTCCTtattatcaaaaacattttgctCACAGTAAAGGTTTGGTTCTTGAATATTACCAGTTACCACCACTAAGCTTTAACAACTATACCACACTACTCCTGGTAGTAAGTATATGATAAGCCactatgttattattattatgttatgttactGTGTTACAAGAACTAGTCTGACCACATAGCAGTTAGCCaaggggtaatcagtcttacCTTCTGGATTCAAATTAGACCAATTTACCTTCTTATGTAACTGACTTAAAGTTGTGACCagtcttgaaaaataaattgatgaCTAACTTGTAAAGCTTGTTTAAGCAGCTTATGCAACCGGTCTCTCTTGAATATATgcctgatgaagatgtttttgtGGTTTTACTGACCTCTCCTTCTCTGCAGAAATGGCCGAGCTTGTTTGAGAAAGCTGACTCCAGGGTAGTGAGCCTGTCATCCAATATAGCATACAGTAACCCAGAGACTGCAGGTCACTACGACGAGAGGGACCTGCAAAACACCCATACACATGCAAATTAGACTTGCTTTCTTACATGGATAAAGTAAGTAATGCAATGAATAACTTATGCTCACCAGCTCCCTTGTGAGAATCCACGCTGATAAAGTTGATGTTACCCTGGTGTGCAGTGCGGCTACCCTGTCTGTACTCCACATGCTTTCCACCAGGGCAAAACCTAAATGCATGACCAAACCCTGACAAGAAAACctaccaaacaaacaaacactttaaTACTCAAGTAATATATAGAGTATATATGTTCAGTTCATAAGGGACACACTTACTGACCTCTGTGTGACTGTCAGTGTTGATGTAAATATTTCCAGCATGGATGTCTGCATGGGCATATTCCTTCTCATGGATGAATTCCAGTGCATCCAACtacaaaacacattcacacacatactATATATACAGCCTTTTCATAGAGAATGGCATGGCTagggaaataaaaacaaatctgaaaGTCGTTTAATAGCACACTCACTAGTCGCAGTGCAAGCTGGAGCACAGCTTTCTCAGATAGAGTACCGTTCCCTTCATCAATGACTGTCTGTAGAGTTTCACCCATGCTAGGAAAAACTAAAAACCTGCAGGGAAATGAATATGGTTATGATTAGATTCCACAGTGAGCTCATGCTCATTGAACTGTTTTTATCTTTACatgcaataataaaatgtggtgCTCGTGATgcaaaattatgaaaatcagtgaaatgcaaatcaaatcaaagaCGTCAGTGTACACAATCACAAAGACTAACATTATTACAGATGGGGTGTGgataaatgtatgtaaatacatTCCACCATTTCCCAATTGCAAAATGAATTGCTGTTAGCTATAAGACTAtgataaatatacaatatattggCTTCAAAAGCCATTTTTGTAAAgtcaatataattatttacttgTCTGACACATAACGTCTTGTCATGAATGTCTCTTGAGGCTTTTCTTACTATGTATTGACATCTATGATTTTATGTGCACTGCCATTCAAAACTTTAAGGTcagtaaaaaaatttaaatgcttttgaaatgctttttttgatgagaatttaaaattgttctctagtttaatatatttttaaaagttattcctgtgatggcaaagttgaattttcagcagccattcctccacaatccttcagaaatcactttaatatactgatttagtgctcaaaatacatttcatattgtcaatgttgaaaacagctgtgctgcttaatatttggaGGAAAACcaagcaaacatattttgaggattctttgatgaatagcaagttcaaaagaacaacataatATGAAATAGATTATTACACCATGTATATGATACCGATACTGGTATAACGCCTGTATAGCTGATTAGAGGTCTGCAAGCCCGTCGGGTCCCGACGGAGCCTGACACGCTGAGTCCATTCGGGCCGAGCTcgggccattttttttttttttacagatcaggctcgggtcggactcatttagcttctctccttttattgtgcccatatacgcgcagagcacacatggctactgtattaaatactgattatattataaatattatacatcgcctAAGCAATACGCAACGCATATATGCACACATTAGCATACAGGTGATAGTTGACCATGCAGAGCATCAGGGAGAAGTTGGAGCGTGGAGTTACAAAAAGTTCCCAATGCTTcggaaaagctgcatttttgatcagccatgcatttgatgatgatcctgactgccatctcctcactggatgcgcctttagagagaaatgcatttttagggattttataatgaaagagtttttgttttcaattcgaattatttcgttttaaaatagtaattcaaagctttctatagatactatatttatcaagtcagtgaggcaagtaTATGCTGCTGTGTTTCGGTTTTTCAGAAGCGCACCGCTTGCTCAAAACCgaaactgcttttttttcttctttattttataaaagcatgttttgttgatattgtgagtgcacacaaataaaagtagaccctttacagttccgaacaacGTAGCcttttactcttacctttatgagcaaacatGACAGCGTATTTCGAAATGTTTCCAAAGCAAGTGATCGCTCTGGCGCGTCCAGtaaagcgcgcttcagcttccattctctgcacaaactactggatatgcatcagtgcacatttatctaggtcaagcgtttaaactaacattgtggagctgttttataattataaatttaattttagagaaatcgtgatgatttgagaaagctaaattgatcaaacataggctatgatcaactcgctgtctgccgctggccgcttggtcgttactttaaaaaacaaaaacttacatttaacgaataaaaaaatgctccaaacgtttttctaaattaacttaataaaataacgaaacgaaatacaatcacttagccatttcatacaaaactgaactattttaatagctgaaacagtagtagataagctgttttgggagaagggggaaaaaagacgagctcgggtcggactcgggccgagAATTCTGATGAACTGTCGGACatgggccgggctagggcctaaattttaggcccgtgcagggctctataGCTGATGTGCGCAGGCTGGTAGGCTAAGCAAAGCACGCTGAGTAGATTGAGCGCGAGGCAGTAGAGATGCGCGAGCTCGTCAAGTGAATATCCctttctcacagacatcactggaaactttgtagttcggtcggataatgcacaagttacttaacggtaggtagggagggagagggagagagagagagcaggtcGCACTTCTGTTGTGTGATCTTTACTGATGCACATGCATCATTTGGCTTAAAACTAAatcgtaaatataagacaatttatagaCAAAAACttgtgaaatacattttaatgggcataattaagtgtgaaaataaccaaaggatatacagtcaaaccaaaaattattcagagccCAGatataatttgatatttttttactagtgggtgcaggacactattgTTCATTTAGgctatgtaagtgaggatagcaaaataaagtaaattgtgacatattattcccaaaaattcttcatacagtggactaccagtaaaattgatacaaatgtgggaccaaaatttattcagaccgAGTCTAGGAAAAAAATtgaagttcaggtttgcatgaacctggTTGACAGCATGCCCAGGAGAAGGCTAAGGGTGGcctgacaaagtattgatagttgtgtaaatattgtcatactaacagctgtctgaataatttttggttgattgtaatccatcacatacctttctatcaaagttatctgacattatcaaactgaatttgttctgacacagtttaactccgAGTTCTTgccatattttattaccattttctaaactatagtgaataaactgtaataatatgagaaatgttgcaggtgtctgaataaattttggtttgactatttatttgataaattaagttaaccaACAACCATTACACactcttttggtttctgtacccaatatttaaaaattttacaaatacaatgaaaataattgGTACTCTGTATCAGCAAGTACCAAAAATTAAAGTATCGTATCGAGCaagtactggaaaaagtggtgTCGGTGCGTccctaataatatatatattaggggtgtaacagtaaacgtattcgtaccgaaccatTTCGGTACGGGTCTTTCGGTTCGGTACGCATGTGTACCGAACgaatacagtatttttatttattttttttcagcatctttGCTGAGTATTATTTCTTTAAAGCTGATATTTTCTGggcccaaacatttgaacagaagTGTATAATAGTCTATAAAAGTTTCCGAACATAAGGATATAAACCCACATACCTATATGCTTCATGAAGACCGAATCCTACACAGGATGGAATCCCTAGGAAGTCCAATTTGTTCAATTTCAACCATTTCTCCACTAttgacaaagaaaaaagaaagttgtGGTTATAAGCCTGTAGCTGCACTAAACTAGGTCTTTATGTATCCATTACAAGTGCTAAAATGACTGACCTGCATCAGGTTTGGCTGCTCTCAGATGGAAGTTCTGCTCATTAAACAGGTGTCCCTCTTTAGCCCCCTGAAAAAGAGAACACAAAGTCAGAGACCTTCCCAAACATGTGTGTACACAGACACACTACATTGTGTGTGAACACAGCACTTACCAGTCGCAACATGTACTTGCAATCATTTGAGTCTGCGTGCTGATTTGCCTGGCACactagattagattagattagattagattgaCAATATTTATATCCATAAGCCACCTTTAATGCATTGCTGTTATGTTTATCTTAACCATCtgacaaaaaaatgataaaaagatTTAAAGTGCATAGATGGATGCATTCACTCATCAGACAGGTATTGACATACGCCTTACCTGCATATGTCAGATCTAATTCTGTTTGCCACAAAAGTTCAACCAGCTTCCACTTTTTGCTGGACTGGTCACAAACCACTGTACCCTCTGGGACAGGCTCAACAGCACACACTCGCTTCCTGGCTTTGCATTTGGCTAAAAACCcacaaaataacaacatttagCTAGTTTTGACATTTATTATGAAACTAAACAAAGAAATGTGATGCAATCACTTTTAGATATCATGAAACCCTCCATGTCCTCTATAAAGTGAATCTTACATAGGCTTTGAATAACTGGAGATGTTTGCTTCGCCTCCTCGTCTTTAACCTGGGGGGAAGCTTTGTGTTTTCGAGGTGACATCGAAGAtgttttatctgaaataaatcagcacacaaaacatttcaggccacactgttaaaaatctcctgaatatgtatttatttgtaaacgTGTGTAAAAATGATTGCATTTGTAATAATTTGGTAATATTTGCAATTTCCTACATGACTGAGCAGGAAAATCTGCTTTAATTATCTACagctgagggaaaaaaaaacaaatctaaatttgAAGATAAAATAGTTTCCCAGTACACAATATCTCACCTGGAGTTTGAAGTGCAACTGAAAAAGTTTGTTTCACCTCCTCTTGTTCTTTAACCTGCGGGGATGCCTTTCCTTTTCGTGGAGATTTCAGTGACTTCTTATCTGAAACAAAGCAGaagtttttcacacaaaatcctTCAGCATTCAATGTTATAACACTATTGATTTGCATTTAGAAGAGCATTTctatatataataatgtaacCTTTCTCGATATTTATTCAAAACAACAGAACCTTCAGCTATAATAAAACatgctatttttttaaagacaatgTCTAGTGTTTCACATCATAGTATGTCTACCTGGGGTTTGAGTTATTATAGCCGATGTTGTCTGTGACACTTCTTCCTCCTTTTTAACCAGAGGGAATGCTTTTCGTTTTCGGGAAGATGGCAAAGACTTCTGATCTGAAATTTAGCAGTCATCTTTCACACAAATTCTAGCATGTCTACAAAGCCTTTGTTTCCACACTAGAAACACACAACCCCTTAGACTCACATAAAGTGTCCGTGGCTGTGCTACTCAAGGTCTTCCGCCGTGTTGAGTGCAAAGGTGGGCGATTCAGTACAGATTGTGAGGAGTCTCCAGCAGAATCAACTACAAAAAGAATGTGGATTACCGTTTTGTCAATACTCATTTTAATAGAAGCAACTTAGGTCCGAATGAAAGCTCAGTCAGATTGCATATACACAGATTTACAGGAATTTTgcatatactaccattcaaaagtttggggtgggaattttttttttttatgcagttgaaagaagtctctaaaGCTTGATGAACTAcaactacaataaaaaaaaattatactgtgtaaaattttcagcaaccatacttcagtcttcagccacatgatccttcagaaattattctaatatgctgatttggtgctcaaaaacatttcttattattatcaatattaaaaacagtttatgggaagaaaaaatattttctcgcaggttattttaaacaaatatagcAGGTTTATGTCTAGTTAACCAATATCAGCATAGACAGCACATATTCAATCAGCGAGTTAAATTATACATACTGAAATTTGACATTAAGTCCACTTTGAAACCTACTAACGTTACAGTTGGGAGATTAACAGTGTCCAACTAAATGACAAGTGAAGTGAATTATCATCTTGCTCTGCTTCTTTGATTAGAACTCTCAAACAATAAGGCTACAAAACTGTAGCCTAACTTTTTCCGCGGTCACTTTCCGGATCAGTGTACTTACAATAAGGTTGAACTAAAGCCCGTATTTACCTTCCATGGGGCTCACAGTTGAAAGCACGGAGTTTGGATGTGGTTCGGGTGGCTGTGAAGCTACAGCTTCTGGCAAGTCTTCTGGCAGTCTCCCACCACACGATGGACAGAATCTGAAACCAGGCTGTACCTTTGAGCCACACTGAGGGCAGAAGTTCAGCATTGTGATGGCGAATTAGACGGGGTGGGTGGAAATGTCCCTCGGTAAAATATTCTGACAGTCAGGACCAGAAGAAAGAAAAGCTCCTCCAACGATATTTCTAAATGTTGTGACTGCGGAGTCAGCCTTCTACAGACATCTCACGGACTGTTGCGACGGAAGCGCTGACAAAAGTCACGTGATCATGTGCAGCTGACGTTTTACGGCAGGGGACAAGGCCCAGAATGCATCGTTTACCGTTTTTACAGCATATGCAAGATGAGCAATGCATACAAATTGCCTGCTTATTTTTTCACACGTTATGGCTTCtgattaaattacagaaaagaaagaatttcctaatattattaatatacatatattaatgtataataCTATATATTAATGTGTGACTACAAGACTTTCTTTTGCTGAACATAATAGATTTTTTGAAGATTACTGGAAACCAAACAGCTCTGGTGACAACTGACTTAACGTACATTGTAtggtaaagaaagaaagaaatgaaattacagaatttttatttgagggtgaactatccctttaaatcctagattttttctctctctaccTTCCTTGatctttctttgttttcagCATTTCCATCATCTTACTTTGCTGCCATGCATACACTAGTACATCCTTTGAGATgctaaactattttgttttttaaacactgttgtgatattttattcaaaaatatgagGTATGGCTATAGCCATAATCAATATACTGATCAATATGGTGGTTGTTTCAATGATTGCTTCAATACTGAATGTCTTAATATAGACTGGGAGTCTTAGGTGCCCCATAATGGGCAAGCATGGTACTTTCCATTGGGCAGCACCAATGAACTAGAATGAAATAGTGAACTTTGGGTGACTTCCAAGAATATGTCAAAGATGGCACAAACAAGTATGACGAATGGCCATAAACACACCTGCATCTAGGGAGAGAGGATGAGACTAAGGTTAAACTGGAAAATGGTTCAAACGATTAGAAAGTAAACCAAGAGGAGTATGAATTCATTGTAGCAAATCTAATGGGGTAAGACCAATCAGAGGCCGAGATGTCATTTTCTGGTTTAAAAAAAGACTGATAAGAACAAGGTATAAATATGGCTGCCCGGACAGACAAAGACTCAGATGCAGCGGCTGTCATCTCGGCTTTGTTGCTGTGttcaataaagtcttattttggCATCTGGAACTGTTTCTTGagctttatttacaactttga
The sequence above is a segment of the Onychostoma macrolepis isolate SWU-2019 chromosome 07, ASM1243209v1, whole genome shotgun sequence genome. Coding sequences within it:
- the vrk3 gene encoding inactive serine/threonine-protein kinase VRK3 isoform X1, which translates into the protein MLNFCPQCGSKVQPGFRFCPSCGGRLPEDLPEAVASQPPEPHPNSVLSTVSPMEVDSAGDSSQSVLNRPPLHSTRRKTLSSTATDTLYQKSLPSSRKRKAFPLVKKEEEVSQTTSAIITQTPDKKSLKSPRKGKASPQVKEQEEVKQTFSVALQTPDKTSSMSPRKHKASPQVKDEEAKQTSPVIQSLSKCKARKRVCAVEPVPEGTVVCDQSSKKWKLVELLWQTELDLTYAVCQANQHADSNDCKYMLRLGAKEGHLFNEQNFHLRAAKPDAVEKWLKLNKLDFLGIPSCVGFGLHEAYRFLVFPSMGETLQTVIDEGNGTLSEKAVLQLALRLLDALEFIHEKEYAHADIHAGNIYINTDSHTEVFLSGFGHAFRFCPGGKHVEYRQGSRTAHQGNINFISVDSHKGAGPSRRSDLQSLGYCMLYWMTGSLPWSQLSQTSSAISAEKERYISDITGLLSGHYKQKKASGALQKYLSNVMSLQYTEKPDYTLLKAGLHESLQKMGGSLNESLNLQVKP
- the vrk3 gene encoding inactive serine/threonine-protein kinase VRK3 isoform X2 — its product is MLNFCPQCGSKVQPGFRFCPSCGGRLPEDLPEAVASQPPEPHPNSVLSTVSPMEVDSAGDSSQSVLNRPPLHSTRRKTLSSTATDTLYKKSLKSPRKGKASPQVKEQEEVKQTFSVALQTPDKTSSMSPRKHKASPQVKDEEAKQTSPVIQSLSKCKARKRVCAVEPVPEGTVVCDQSSKKWKLVELLWQTELDLTYAVCQANQHADSNDCKYMLRLGAKEGHLFNEQNFHLRAAKPDAVEKWLKLNKLDFLGIPSCVGFGLHEAYRFLVFPSMGETLQTVIDEGNGTLSEKAVLQLALRLLDALEFIHEKEYAHADIHAGNIYINTDSHTEVFLSGFGHAFRFCPGGKHVEYRQGSRTAHQGNINFISVDSHKGAGPSRRSDLQSLGYCMLYWMTGSLPWSQLSQTSSAISAEKERYISDITGLLSGHYKQKKASGALQKYLSNVMSLQYTEKPDYTLLKAGLHESLQKMGGSLNESLNLQVKP